Within the Beduinella massiliensis genome, the region CCGCACGCGGCGGATGCGGTGGCGGCTGAACTGATCGGCATCGCTCCAGAACAGGTGACGACCCTGCGCGCGGCGAGGCGGCGGGGCCTTTTGGGGGCGGCGGAGGTCGTCGGCGCGCGGGTGGAGGAGCTGGCGGTTTCGGACTTCGATATCCCCATGCAAAAGCGCGGCGTGCTCTCCGGCGCGTGGTGGCTTGGGCACATACCGGCATTTTTAAAACCGCGGCCCGTCTTTACCCATAAAAGCTGCGACGGCTGCGGTACATGCCTTCGCGCCTGCCCGGCGCACGCCATCTCGATGGATGAGAACCGGCGCCCGCGCGTGGACATGCAAAGGTGCATCCGCTGCTTTTGCTGCCAGGAGCTCTGCCCGAAGACGGACGTGAACGTGTACAGAAACCCGCTCTTTAAGTGGTTAAGATGAAGGGATGGAGGGACGGAGATGGAGCAGCAGTCCTTTTTTGACGACCGCAAGAGCAGCGCGCCGCTCGCGAGCCGCCTGCGGCCGCAGACGCTGGACGAATTCGTCGGCCAGCAGCACCTGATCGGAAAGGGGCGCGTGCTGCGCCAGCTGATCGAGCAGGATCAGGTCTCTTCCATGATCTTCTGGGGGCCGCCGGGCGTAGGCAAGACGACGCTGGCGCGCATTATCGCCGGGCGCACGAAGGCAAACTTCGTGGACTTCAGCGCGGTCACCAGCGGCATCAAGGAGATCAAGGAGGTCATGCAGCGCGCGGAAAACGCGCGCGCGATGGGCCTGCGCACGCTGCTCTTCGTGGACGAGATTCATCGCTTCAACAAGGCGCAGCAGGACGCCTTCCTGCCCTTTGTGGAAAAGGGCAGCATCACCCTCATCGGCGCGACGACGGAAAATCCGTCCTTTGAGGTGAACGCGGCGCTGCTTTCCCGCTGCAAGGTGTTCGTGCTGCAGGCGCTTTCCGCCCCGGACCTGGCGCAGCTGCTGCGCCGCGCGCTTCGCGACCCGCGCGGGTTTGGCAACCAGCGCGTGGAGATTTCGGACGAGCAGCTCGCGGCCATCGCCGCTTTTGCAAACGGCGACGCGCGCGCCGCGCTGAGCACGCTGGAGATGGCGGTGCTCAACGGCGAACTGCGCGCCGACGGCTCCACCCTCGTGACGAAGGAGACGCTTTCCCAGTGCGTCAGCCGCAAGTCCCTGCTCTACGACAAGAACGGCGAGGAACACTACAACCTGATTTCCGCGCTGCATAAATCCATGCGAAACAGCGATCCGGACGCGGCGGTCTACTGGCTGTCGCGCATGCTGGAGGCGGGGGAGGACCCGCTCTACGTCGCCCGGCGCGTCATCCGTTTCGCCAGCGAGGACGTAGGCCTTGCGGACAGCCGCGCGCTCGCGCTCGCTGTGGACGCCTATCAGGCGTGCCACATGATCGGCATGCCGGAATGCACGCTCGCCCTGACGCAGGCGGTGGTCTACCTCTCGCTCGCGCCCAAGAGCAACGCCTGCTACGTGGCTTACGAGACCGCGAAACAGGACGCGCAGAATATGCTCGCGGAGCCCGTGCCCCTGGTGATCCGCAACGCCCCGACGCAGCTCATGGCAGACCTGCACTACGGTGAGGGCTACGTCTACGCGCACGACACCGAGGAAAAGATCGCTCTCATGCAGTGCCTGCCCGAAAGCCTCGAGGGCAAGCGCTACTACGTGCCCACGGCGCAGGGGAACGAGGCGCGCCTTGGCGAGCGGCTCGCCGAAATTCAGGCGTGGCGCGCGGAAAGGCGTGCGCAGAAAAAGTGATGGCGCGAAGAAGATGGCTTTTAACTTGTAGGAACAGCCTTTATAAAGCGGTACAGGCGATGCAATATCTATAAAAGAATTGTAGGCGGACGGTTTTCGTCCGTCCGATGGAGGATACGACATGAAGATATCCAAGAAGGACGCGCTGATGTGGTTTGAATTCTTTGCTGCGCTTCCGGAAGAGGAAGAAATCCTGACGCGCCAGCAGGAAATCATCTACGCAGTCCTCGCGCAGATCGAGGCGGCGGTCGAGCGCCGGCATGCGGAGCTGATGGGGGAGATCAAGGGCCTCAAGACGCTCGGCAACCGGACGTATTACGTGGGCGACGACCGCAGGTTCCCGATGGGCTGCCGCTCGTGCCTGTTCGGCACGGGACTGAGCGCGATTCGCAAGACAAACCGATGCAACCTTGCCTGCAAATTCTGCTACGACTACGGCCAGATGGACTGCCAGCCCCCGATCGGCGAGGGGCTCTGGGAGATCGGCGGCACGAAGTTTTACGAGCAGGACATCGACCTGCTTCTCTCTGTGCACCCAAAGCCCACCGGCATTTCCTACGTCTACCTGGAGCCGTTTA harbors:
- a CDS encoding AAA family ATPase — protein: MEQQSFFDDRKSSAPLASRLRPQTLDEFVGQQHLIGKGRVLRQLIEQDQVSSMIFWGPPGVGKTTLARIIAGRTKANFVDFSAVTSGIKEIKEVMQRAENARAMGLRTLLFVDEIHRFNKAQQDAFLPFVEKGSITLIGATTENPSFEVNAALLSRCKVFVLQALSAPDLAQLLRRALRDPRGFGNQRVEISDEQLAAIAAFANGDARAALSTLEMAVLNGELRADGSTLVTKETLSQCVSRKSLLYDKNGEEHYNLISALHKSMRNSDPDAAVYWLSRMLEAGEDPLYVARRVIRFASEDVGLADSRALALAVDAYQACHMIGMPECTLALTQAVVYLSLAPKSNACYVAYETAKQDAQNMLAEPVPLVIRNAPTQLMADLHYGEGYVYAHDTEEKIALMQCLPESLEGKRYYVPTAQGNEARLGERLAEIQAWRAERRAQKK